In Triticum urartu cultivar G1812 chromosome 6, Tu2.1, whole genome shotgun sequence, the following proteins share a genomic window:
- the LOC125513932 gene encoding putative lipase ROG1 isoform X2 codes for MGDLAGRDCREEAAAPAPAPAVGGADHLVIMVHGIVGSTADWKYGAEQFHKLLEDRVIVHCSNSNMHKLTLDGIDVMGERLAQEVIEEINKRPQITKISFVAHSVGGLVARYAIGRLYRPPGQSLENSPQSLTDSNRGNIHGLDAVNFITVASPHLGSRGNKQVPFLFGVTAIEKFACCIIHFIFRRTGKHLFLTDNDDGKPPLLQLMVDDCEDLRFISALQAFQRRVAYSNVGYDHIVGWRTSSIRGASELPKWVDSTSKIYPHIVYEELSKAETLDQCADVADMDKDNCTLEGIRKCKSYHYWTHALSSYQSLKQKWT; via the exons ATGGGCGACCTGGCAGGCAGAGACTGCCGGGAGGAGGCGGcagcgccggcgccggcgccggccgtAGGCGGGGCCGACCACCTGGTGATCATGGTCCACGGGATCGTCGGGAG CACAGCCGATTGGAAATATGGAGCTGAGCAATTCCATAAGTTGCTAGAAGACAGAGTCATAGTTCATT GTAGTAACAGCAACATGCACAAGCTAACTTTAGATGGCATTGATGTGATGGGTGAACGGTTGGCACAAGAG GTTATCGAAGAAATCAACAAAAGACCACAGATAACAAAGATATCTTTTGTTGCGCATTCCGTTGGAGGATTGGTTGCAAGATATGCTATCGGAAGACTTTATAGGCCTCCTGGACAATCACTTGAAAATTCTCCTCAAAGTTTGACAGACAGCAACAGAGGCAATATACATGGGCTTGATGCAGTCAACTTCATAACTGTTGCATCACCACATCTTGGTTCTAGAGGAAACAAGCAG GTTCCTTTCCTTTTTGGAGTTACTGCGATAGAAAAGTTTGCGTGCTGCATCATTCACTTCATATTCAGAAGAACTGGCAAGCACCTATTTcttactgataatgatgatggaaaGCCTCCGTTGTTGCAACTTATGGTGGATGATTGTGAGGACCTACGGTTCAT ATCCGCTTTGCAAGCATTTCAGCGAAGAGTTGCATACTCCAATGTTGGTTACGACC ACATTGTTGGATGGAGGACATCATCAATCAGGGGGGCCTCCGAACTACCCAAG TGGGTTGATTCGACAAGCAAGATTTATCCACATATTGTATACGAGGAACTATCCAAAGCAGAAACTCTTGATCAATGTGCTGATGTTGCTGATATGGACAAGGATAACTGCACTCTCGAAG GAATCAGAAAATGCAAGTCGTATCATTATTGGACACATGCTCTTAGCTCCTATCAGTCCTTGAAGCAGAAGTGGACCTGA
- the LOC125513932 gene encoding putative lipase ROG1 isoform X4, giving the protein MGDLAGRDCREEAAAPAPAPAVGGADHLVIMVHGIVGSTADWKYGAEQFHKLLEDRVIVHCSNSNMHKLTLDGIDVMGERLAQEVIEEINKRPQITKISFVAHSVGGLVARYAIGRLYRPPGQSLENSPQSLTDSNRGNIHGLDAVNFITVASPHLGSRGNKQVPFLFGVTAIEKFACCIIHFIFRRTGKHLFLTDNDDGKPPLLQLMVDDCEDLRFISALQAFQRRVAYSNVGYDHIVGWRTSSIRGASELPKWVDSTSKIYPHIVYEELSKAETLDQCADVADMDKDNCTLEEN; this is encoded by the exons ATGGGCGACCTGGCAGGCAGAGACTGCCGGGAGGAGGCGGcagcgccggcgccggcgccggccgtAGGCGGGGCCGACCACCTGGTGATCATGGTCCACGGGATCGTCGGGAG CACAGCCGATTGGAAATATGGAGCTGAGCAATTCCATAAGTTGCTAGAAGACAGAGTCATAGTTCATT GTAGTAACAGCAACATGCACAAGCTAACTTTAGATGGCATTGATGTGATGGGTGAACGGTTGGCACAAGAG GTTATCGAAGAAATCAACAAAAGACCACAGATAACAAAGATATCTTTTGTTGCGCATTCCGTTGGAGGATTGGTTGCAAGATATGCTATCGGAAGACTTTATAGGCCTCCTGGACAATCACTTGAAAATTCTCCTCAAAGTTTGACAGACAGCAACAGAGGCAATATACATGGGCTTGATGCAGTCAACTTCATAACTGTTGCATCACCACATCTTGGTTCTAGAGGAAACAAGCAG GTTCCTTTCCTTTTTGGAGTTACTGCGATAGAAAAGTTTGCGTGCTGCATCATTCACTTCATATTCAGAAGAACTGGCAAGCACCTATTTcttactgataatgatgatggaaaGCCTCCGTTGTTGCAACTTATGGTGGATGATTGTGAGGACCTACGGTTCAT ATCCGCTTTGCAAGCATTTCAGCGAAGAGTTGCATACTCCAATGTTGGTTACGACC ACATTGTTGGATGGAGGACATCATCAATCAGGGGGGCCTCCGAACTACCCAAG TGGGTTGATTCGACAAGCAAGATTTATCCACATATTGTATACGAGGAACTATCCAAAGCAGAAACTCTTGATCAATGTGCTGATGTTGCTGATATGGACAAGGATAACTGCACTCTCGAAG aAAACTAA
- the LOC125513932 gene encoding putative lipase ROG1 isoform X5 yields MHKLTLDGIDVMGERLAQEVIEEINKRPQITKISFVAHSVGGLVARYAIGRLYRPPGQSLENSPQSLTDSNRGNIHGLDAVNFITVASPHLGSRGNKQVPFLFGVTAIEKFACCIIHFIFRRTGKHLFLTDNDDGKPPLLQLMVDDCEDLRFISALQAFQRRVAYSNVGYDHIVGWRTSSIRGASELPKWVDSTSKIYPHIVYEELSKAETLDQCADVADMDKDNCTLEERLLRGLKRVSWEKVDVSFHNSKARSAAHSVIQVKDPVIHSEGADVIKHMIDHFVT; encoded by the exons ATGCACAAGCTAACTTTAGATGGCATTGATGTGATGGGTGAACGGTTGGCACAAGAG GTTATCGAAGAAATCAACAAAAGACCACAGATAACAAAGATATCTTTTGTTGCGCATTCCGTTGGAGGATTGGTTGCAAGATATGCTATCGGAAGACTTTATAGGCCTCCTGGACAATCACTTGAAAATTCTCCTCAAAGTTTGACAGACAGCAACAGAGGCAATATACATGGGCTTGATGCAGTCAACTTCATAACTGTTGCATCACCACATCTTGGTTCTAGAGGAAACAAGCAG GTTCCTTTCCTTTTTGGAGTTACTGCGATAGAAAAGTTTGCGTGCTGCATCATTCACTTCATATTCAGAAGAACTGGCAAGCACCTATTTcttactgataatgatgatggaaaGCCTCCGTTGTTGCAACTTATGGTGGATGATTGTGAGGACCTACGGTTCAT ATCCGCTTTGCAAGCATTTCAGCGAAGAGTTGCATACTCCAATGTTGGTTACGACC ACATTGTTGGATGGAGGACATCATCAATCAGGGGGGCCTCCGAACTACCCAAG TGGGTTGATTCGACAAGCAAGATTTATCCACATATTGTATACGAGGAACTATCCAAAGCAGAAACTCTTGATCAATGTGCTGATGTTGCTGATATGGACAAGGATAACTGCACTCTCGAAG AACGGCTTTTGAGAGGACTTAAGCGTGTGTCATGGGAAAAGGTGGACGTCAGCTTCCATAATAGCAAAGCAAGATCTGCTGCACACAGTGTAATTCAG GTTAAAGATCCTGTCATCCATAGCGAAGGTGCCGATGTCATAAAGCATATGATCGACCATTTCGTTACCTAG
- the LOC125513933 gene encoding deSI-like protein At4g17486 isoform X2: MEAGNDGPSTPVLLNVYDLTPVNDYLYWLGFGVFHSGIEVHGMEYGFGAHDFSSSGVFEVESKCCPGFVYRKTVSLGTTDMSREDFRSFIERLAGKYHGNTYNLIAKNCNHFTDDVCRSLTGKPIPGWVNRLARVGSVFDCLLPESVQVSPVGRVPTLRPVIER, translated from the exons ATGGAGGCCGGGAACGACGGCCCGTCGACGCCGGTGCTGCTCAACGTGTACGACCTCACGCCCGTCAACGATTACCTCTACTGGCTCGGCTTCGGCGTCTTCCACTCCGGAATCGAAG TTCATGGCATGGAATATGGATTTGGAGCACATGATTTCTCATCCAGCGGTGTATTTGAGGTGGAATCGAAATGTTGCCCTGGATTTGTCTATAGAAAGACGGTGTCGCTAGGCACAACTGACATGTCTCGGGAAGATTTCCGCTCGTTCATTGAAAGACTTGCAGGGAAGTATCATGGCAATACATATAATTTGATTGCGAAGAACTGCAATCATTTCACAGATGATGTCTGTAGGAGCTTGACTGGAAAACCCATCCCTGGCTGGGTGAATAGGTTGGCCAGAGTAG GCTCAGTCTTTGACTGTCTACTACCAGAAAGTGTCCAAGTTTCTCCTGTTGGACGTGTCCCAACTCTTCGTCCAGTTATTG AACGGtga
- the LOC125513932 gene encoding putative lipase ROG1 isoform X3, giving the protein MGDLAGRDCREEAAAPAPAPAVGGADHLVIMVHGIVGSTADWKYGAEQFHKLLEDRVIVHCSNSNMHKLTLDGIDVMGERLAQEVIEEINKRPQITKISFVAHSVGGLVARYAIGRLYRPPGQSLENSPQSLTDSNRGNIHGLDAVNFITVASPHLGSRGNKQVPFLFGVTAIEKFACCIIHFIFRRTGKHLFLTDNDDGKPPLLQLMVDDCEDLRFISALQAFQRRVAYSNVGYDHIVGWRTSSIRGASELPKWVDSTSKIYPHIVYEELSKAETLDQCADVADMDKDNCTLEENASRIIIGHMLLAPISP; this is encoded by the exons ATGGGCGACCTGGCAGGCAGAGACTGCCGGGAGGAGGCGGcagcgccggcgccggcgccggccgtAGGCGGGGCCGACCACCTGGTGATCATGGTCCACGGGATCGTCGGGAG CACAGCCGATTGGAAATATGGAGCTGAGCAATTCCATAAGTTGCTAGAAGACAGAGTCATAGTTCATT GTAGTAACAGCAACATGCACAAGCTAACTTTAGATGGCATTGATGTGATGGGTGAACGGTTGGCACAAGAG GTTATCGAAGAAATCAACAAAAGACCACAGATAACAAAGATATCTTTTGTTGCGCATTCCGTTGGAGGATTGGTTGCAAGATATGCTATCGGAAGACTTTATAGGCCTCCTGGACAATCACTTGAAAATTCTCCTCAAAGTTTGACAGACAGCAACAGAGGCAATATACATGGGCTTGATGCAGTCAACTTCATAACTGTTGCATCACCACATCTTGGTTCTAGAGGAAACAAGCAG GTTCCTTTCCTTTTTGGAGTTACTGCGATAGAAAAGTTTGCGTGCTGCATCATTCACTTCATATTCAGAAGAACTGGCAAGCACCTATTTcttactgataatgatgatggaaaGCCTCCGTTGTTGCAACTTATGGTGGATGATTGTGAGGACCTACGGTTCAT ATCCGCTTTGCAAGCATTTCAGCGAAGAGTTGCATACTCCAATGTTGGTTACGACC ACATTGTTGGATGGAGGACATCATCAATCAGGGGGGCCTCCGAACTACCCAAG TGGGTTGATTCGACAAGCAAGATTTATCCACATATTGTATACGAGGAACTATCCAAAGCAGAAACTCTTGATCAATGTGCTGATGTTGCTGATATGGACAAGGATAACTGCACTCTCGAAG AAAATGCAAGTCGTATCATTATTGGACACATGCTCTTAGCTCCTATCAGTCCTTGA
- the LOC125513932 gene encoding putative lipase ROG1 isoform X1, with the protein MGDLAGRDCREEAAAPAPAPAVGGADHLVIMVHGIVGSTADWKYGAEQFHKLLEDRVIVHCSNSNMHKLTLDGIDVMGERLAQEVIEEINKRPQITKISFVAHSVGGLVARYAIGRLYRPPGQSLENSPQSLTDSNRGNIHGLDAVNFITVASPHLGSRGNKQVPFLFGVTAIEKFACCIIHFIFRRTGKHLFLTDNDDGKPPLLQLMVDDCEDLRFISALQAFQRRVAYSNVGYDHIVGWRTSSIRGASELPKWVDSTSKIYPHIVYEELSKAETLDQCADVADMDKDNCTLEERLLRGLKRVSWEKVDVSFHNSKARSAAHSVIQVKDPVIHSEGADVIKHMIDHFVT; encoded by the exons ATGGGCGACCTGGCAGGCAGAGACTGCCGGGAGGAGGCGGcagcgccggcgccggcgccggccgtAGGCGGGGCCGACCACCTGGTGATCATGGTCCACGGGATCGTCGGGAG CACAGCCGATTGGAAATATGGAGCTGAGCAATTCCATAAGTTGCTAGAAGACAGAGTCATAGTTCATT GTAGTAACAGCAACATGCACAAGCTAACTTTAGATGGCATTGATGTGATGGGTGAACGGTTGGCACAAGAG GTTATCGAAGAAATCAACAAAAGACCACAGATAACAAAGATATCTTTTGTTGCGCATTCCGTTGGAGGATTGGTTGCAAGATATGCTATCGGAAGACTTTATAGGCCTCCTGGACAATCACTTGAAAATTCTCCTCAAAGTTTGACAGACAGCAACAGAGGCAATATACATGGGCTTGATGCAGTCAACTTCATAACTGTTGCATCACCACATCTTGGTTCTAGAGGAAACAAGCAG GTTCCTTTCCTTTTTGGAGTTACTGCGATAGAAAAGTTTGCGTGCTGCATCATTCACTTCATATTCAGAAGAACTGGCAAGCACCTATTTcttactgataatgatgatggaaaGCCTCCGTTGTTGCAACTTATGGTGGATGATTGTGAGGACCTACGGTTCAT ATCCGCTTTGCAAGCATTTCAGCGAAGAGTTGCATACTCCAATGTTGGTTACGACC ACATTGTTGGATGGAGGACATCATCAATCAGGGGGGCCTCCGAACTACCCAAG TGGGTTGATTCGACAAGCAAGATTTATCCACATATTGTATACGAGGAACTATCCAAAGCAGAAACTCTTGATCAATGTGCTGATGTTGCTGATATGGACAAGGATAACTGCACTCTCGAAG AACGGCTTTTGAGAGGACTTAAGCGTGTGTCATGGGAAAAGGTGGACGTCAGCTTCCATAATAGCAAAGCAAGATCTGCTGCACACAGTGTAATTCAG GTTAAAGATCCTGTCATCCATAGCGAAGGTGCCGATGTCATAAAGCATATGATCGACCATTTCGTTACCTAG
- the LOC125513933 gene encoding deSI-like protein At4g17486 isoform X1, which translates to MEAGNDGPSTPVLLNVYDLTPVNDYLYWLGFGVFHSGIEVHGMEYGFGAHDFSSSGVFEVESKCCPGFVYRKTVSLGTTDMSREDFRSFIERLAGKYHGNTYNLIAKNCNHFTDDVCRSLTGKPIPGWVNRLARVGSVFDCLLPESVQVSPVGRVPTLRPVIDDDLDSVSSSDSDEGDDKHLLEAPSTDLQPVEVPLKLAKDLL; encoded by the exons ATGGAGGCCGGGAACGACGGCCCGTCGACGCCGGTGCTGCTCAACGTGTACGACCTCACGCCCGTCAACGATTACCTCTACTGGCTCGGCTTCGGCGTCTTCCACTCCGGAATCGAAG TTCATGGCATGGAATATGGATTTGGAGCACATGATTTCTCATCCAGCGGTGTATTTGAGGTGGAATCGAAATGTTGCCCTGGATTTGTCTATAGAAAGACGGTGTCGCTAGGCACAACTGACATGTCTCGGGAAGATTTCCGCTCGTTCATTGAAAGACTTGCAGGGAAGTATCATGGCAATACATATAATTTGATTGCGAAGAACTGCAATCATTTCACAGATGATGTCTGTAGGAGCTTGACTGGAAAACCCATCCCTGGCTGGGTGAATAGGTTGGCCAGAGTAG GCTCAGTCTTTGACTGTCTACTACCAGAAAGTGTCCAAGTTTCTCCTGTTGGACGTGTCCCAACTCTTCGTCCAGTTATTG ATGATGATTTGGATTCGGTATCTTCTTCGGACAGCGATGAGGGTGATGACAAGCACCTGTTGGAAGCACCATCCACTGACTTGCAACCTGTAGAAGTGCCATTAAAGCTAGCCAAAGATCTTCTTTGA